A single region of the Campylobacteraceae bacterium genome encodes:
- a CDS encoding MATE family efflux transporter → MLEDKVYKVFLKYVIPSLFGLLAISSASIIDGYFVGNYVGSIGLASINISYPIFAILFGFGLMFAVGNSVLVSKLIGEKKTQDASNLFSKAIISVSVSSVVLCFLLYLNIDNIFYFLQIENELRLSSKSYLSVILIFLPFLMSGIVLDYFVRVDENPNLSFIALLLSAVINILLDYIFIVKLDYAIEGAAYATGISQAFIIIILLPHFFSKKAKLRFIKPEGSFMDTFKALKNGFSEFINESSAGITVLIFNFMMLKYLGSNGVAAYTIVGYFLMINIMISFAISDGLQPIISKHFGAKEFLRIKKFLKLAFMSVLGISSILVLFVLSYPELLVNVFLKDENSAETTKITIEFLHYTWLAFIFIGLNILITSYLTAIHQAFASTCISLFRSLIFPILFVSVLSYYFGLKGVYIALPLSEICTFVLAFYFFKKHYNLSI, encoded by the coding sequence ATGTTAGAAGATAAAGTATATAAAGTATTCTTAAAATATGTAATTCCATCTTTATTTGGACTTTTGGCAATATCTTCTGCAAGTATCATTGATGGTTATTTTGTGGGAAATTATGTAGGAAGTATTGGACTTGCTTCTATTAATATCTCTTATCCTATTTTTGCTATTCTTTTTGGTTTTGGGCTTATGTTTGCTGTAGGGAACAGTGTTCTTGTTTCAAAATTAATAGGAGAAAAAAAGACACAAGATGCATCTAATTTATTTAGCAAAGCTATTATATCTGTTTCAGTTTCTTCTGTAGTTCTTTGTTTTTTACTGTATTTAAATATTGACAATATTTTTTACTTTTTGCAAATTGAAAATGAATTAAGGTTATCCTCCAAGTCGTATTTATCTGTCATACTTATATTCTTACCTTTTTTAATGAGTGGAATTGTTTTGGATTATTTTGTAAGGGTGGATGAAAATCCAAATTTATCTTTTATCGCACTTTTATTAAGTGCTGTAATAAATATTCTTTTGGATTATATCTTTATTGTAAAACTTGATTATGCAATCGAGGGAGCTGCATATGCTACTGGTATATCGCAAGCTTTCATAATTATTATTCTTCTTCCCCACTTTTTTTCTAAAAAAGCTAAGTTAAGGTTTATTAAACCAGAAGGCAGTTTTATGGATACTTTTAAAGCTCTTAAAAATGGGTTTTCTGAATTTATTAATGAATCTTCTGCCGGAATAACTGTTCTTATATTTAATTTTATGATGTTAAAATATTTAGGGAGTAATGGGGTAGCTGCTTACACAATCGTAGGCTATTTTTTAATGATAAATATTATGATTAGTTTTGCAATAAGTGATGGTTTGCAACCCATAATATCAAAACACTTTGGCGCCAAAGAGTTTCTTAGAATTAAGAAATTTCTTAAACTCGCATTTATGAGCGTTTTAGGAATTTCTTCTATTTTAGTACTTTTTGTTCTAAGTTATCCGGAATTGTTAGTCAATGTATTTTTAAAAGATGAAAACAGCGCAGAAACAACAAAAATCACTATTGAATTTTTACATTACACATGGCTTGCTTTTATCTTTATTGGTTTAAATATTCTTATTACCTCTTATTTAACAGCCATACATCAAGCGTTTGCATCTACTTGTATTTCTTTGTTTAGATCTTTGATTTTTCCTATTTTATTTGTAAGTGTTTTATCGTATTATTTTGGATTAAAAGGGGTGTATATTGCTTTGCCTTTAAGTGAAATATGTACTTTTGTACTTGCTTTTTATTTTTTTAAAAAACATTACAATCTTTCAATATGA
- a CDS encoding DUF1853 family protein, translated as MLLDFEDKKRLYYQYCGFVNTFSLFTKDINDMEIFQTKNLNIVAYEDFNLIMPTMHLPLGKRVEYFFEYLINTNDRYTMIKKNIQIIHNKNTLGELDYILEDKTNKEYLHIELIYKYYVFLEKEKNEVLACMGPNFDDSLQKRLVKLKNKQLPLLYKKESKAYLENIDIKRIKQKLCFKGNIFLEKNKEEKDLGICNALCIKGFYTNIHTFLSESSYKDSLYFFPEKQDWLIDIEKCKQWYSYERILEETSAYTQKKRAFLLWVQKGTLRESLFVVFS; from the coding sequence ATGTTATTGGATTTTGAAGATAAAAAAAGACTTTATTACCAATATTGCGGTTTTGTAAATACTTTTTCTTTATTTACCAAAGATATCAATGACATGGAAATATTTCAAACAAAGAACTTAAATATTGTAGCTTATGAAGATTTTAATCTCATCATGCCCACAATGCATTTACCTCTTGGAAAACGAGTTGAGTATTTTTTTGAATATTTAATCAATACAAACGACAGATATACCATGATTAAAAAAAACATTCAAATTATACATAATAAAAATACCCTAGGTGAACTTGATTATATTCTTGAAGATAAAACAAACAAAGAGTATTTACATATTGAACTTATTTATAAATATTATGTTTTTTTAGAAAAAGAAAAGAATGAAGTTTTAGCTTGTATGGGACCAAACTTCGATGATTCTTTGCAAAAGCGCTTAGTTAAACTAAAAAATAAACAACTTCCTCTTTTATATAAAAAAGAAAGTAAAGCCTATTTAGAAAACATAGATATAAAAAGAATCAAACAAAAACTTTGTTTTAAAGGCAATATATTTTTAGAAAAAAATAAAGAAGAAAAAGACTTAGGTATATGTAATGCTCTTTGTATCAAAGGGTTTTATACCAATATTCATACATTTTTAAGTGAATCTTCCTATAAAGACAGTCTTTATTTTTTCCCTGAAAAACAAGATTGGTTAATCGATATAGAAAAGTGCAAACAATGGTATTCTTATGAAAGAATATTAGAAGAAACATCTGCTTATACACAAAAGAAACGTGCCTTTTTATTATGGGTACAAAAAGGCACGCTAAGGGAGTCTTTATTTGTCGTTTTTTCTTAG
- a CDS encoding DEAD/DEAH box helicase: MPFTQFNFNKNILDALEKNNYLKPTLIQEKVIPLILQKKDVKAKAQTGSGKSAAFVLPILKTLSDDYQKGKPKIKVLVLVPTRELALQVSQSFKTFSEFYSKKPELVTFIGGLSLGDQLHEVQKGCEILVSTAGRLLDILSKKQINLSFVEFFVLDEADKMLDMGFEKELDLILNELPKERQNLMFSASYSNKMLALIPKITEEYISIDVTDEILIPSSITQRVIEVNENKRSALLKHLLKTNKWDLVLVFIKSRRAADNIAFKFRELGFEAESFHGDLEQEERIFTLEEFKAKKIRILFATDIAARGLHIDDIECIVNYDLPRASADYIHRVGRTARASKKGEAISFIDYESMEHFELIKKRCKLEITHESIEGFELTGVIKEKVKGQEAIKGKRKSKKDKLREAALKAKKD, encoded by the coding sequence TTGCCATTTACGCAATTTAATTTTAATAAAAACATCCTAGATGCTTTGGAAAAAAATAACTATTTAAAACCAACATTAATTCAAGAAAAAGTAATTCCTCTTATTTTACAAAAAAAAGACGTAAAAGCCAAAGCTCAAACAGGCTCAGGTAAAAGTGCTGCTTTTGTACTGCCTATTTTAAAAACCTTAAGTGACGATTATCAAAAAGGAAAACCAAAAATAAAAGTTTTGGTTTTAGTTCCTACGCGTGAGCTTGCTTTACAAGTAAGCCAAAGTTTCAAAACTTTTAGTGAATTTTATAGCAAAAAACCAGAACTGGTTACGTTTATTGGAGGCCTTAGTTTAGGCGATCAATTGCATGAAGTGCAAAAAGGTTGTGAAATCTTGGTTTCAACTGCGGGTCGTTTATTAGACATACTTTCTAAAAAACAAATCAATCTTTCTTTTGTAGAATTTTTTGTGCTTGATGAAGCGGATAAAATGCTTGATATGGGTTTTGAAAAAGAACTGGATTTAATTTTAAATGAATTACCAAAAGAGAGACAAAACCTAATGTTCTCTGCCAGTTATTCAAATAAAATGCTTGCTTTAATTCCAAAAATCACTGAAGAATATATTTCTATTGATGTTACTGATGAAATTTTGATTCCTTCCTCAATCACGCAAAGAGTAATAGAAGTAAATGAAAACAAACGTTCAGCTTTATTAAAACACTTATTAAAAACAAATAAATGGGACTTAGTACTTGTATTTATTAAAAGCAGAAGAGCTGCTGATAATATAGCTTTTAAGTTCAGAGAACTTGGTTTTGAAGCAGAGAGTTTTCATGGAGACTTAGAACAAGAAGAGAGAATCTTTACCCTAGAAGAATTTAAAGCAAAAAAAATACGTATCTTATTTGCAACAGATATTGCAGCAAGAGGACTTCATATTGATGATATAGAATGTATTGTTAATTATGATTTACCACGTGCTAGTGCTGATTATATACACAGAGTTGGACGAACGGCAAGGGCTTCAAAAAAAGGAGAAGCTATTTCTTTTATTGATTATGAAAGCATGGAACATTTTGAACTCATTAAAAAGCGTTGCAAATTAGAAATTACTCATGAAAGTATTGAAGGTTTTGAATTAACTGGGGTGATTAAAGAAAAAGTTAAAGGGCAAGAAGCAATAAAAGGCAAGAGAAAAAGTAAAAAAGACAAACTAAGAGAAGCCGCTTTAAAAGCCAAAAAAGACTAA
- a CDS encoding MOSC domain-containing protein — translation MSGKIVEILIAKDKKSVMQNVNEAVLEAGKGIFGDRYYDKDEEPQNEITLIEKEKVDSFNNEFNLTLQYSDFRRNIVISNCDLNTLVNKEFYIGNVLLKGLELCEPCESLADKTSKDILTGLENKAGLRACILKDGNISLSSQLEVS, via the coding sequence ATGTCAGGAAAAATCGTTGAAATTTTAATTGCAAAAGACAAAAAGTCTGTTATGCAGAACGTAAATGAAGCAGTTTTAGAAGCAGGAAAAGGTATCTTTGGAGACAGATATTATGACAAAGATGAAGAACCTCAAAATGAAATCACTTTAATAGAAAAAGAAAAAGTTGATTCATTTAATAATGAATTTAATCTTACTTTACAGTACAGTGATTTTAGAAGAAATATTGTTATTTCAAATTGTGACCTAAATACTTTAGTAAACAAAGAATTTTATATTGGAAATGTATTATTAAAAGGTTTAGAGTTATGTGAACCTTGCGAAAGCCTAGCAGATAAAACAAGTAAAGATATACTAACAGGATTAGAAAATAAAGCAGGATTAAGAGCTTGTATTTTAAAAGATGGAAATATTTCTTTATCTTCTCAATTAGAAGTTTCCTAA
- a CDS encoding coproporphyrinogen III oxidase — protein sequence MSIQLSTSKEAIDAYTLVTNIQKHFVSKLNALSLKHSSNLAFEESTWLRDEGTKGGGNRFQAKDFDLFNTASVNVSQVHYDKEDNKNLLSATAISTIIHPKNPLLPSVHIHISYTQIKNQKSYWRIMADLNPSLTNEKDYMTFKLSLKDLSKDFFDEGVKQGDKYFYIPSLKKHRGVSHFYLENHYSDDEVKDYDFAQTFGLGIIDTYIDILNTSLEKKLSPSKEEKQKQLNYHTLYLFQVLTLDRGTTSGLLIHSQNNLGIMASLPTHVNKKLLASWIKIQRSPQDELLENIIEVINEEGLIDNKTKEALAFVVREHYIKYPQALSLQASGNTIPTTVDNHKK from the coding sequence ATGAGTATTCAACTATCTACTTCAAAAGAAGCGATCGATGCTTATACACTCGTAACTAATATTCAAAAACATTTTGTTTCAAAATTAAATGCACTGTCTTTAAAACACAGCAGCAATCTTGCTTTTGAAGAAAGCACATGGTTAAGAGACGAAGGAACCAAGGGTGGAGGAAACAGATTTCAAGCAAAAGACTTTGATTTGTTTAATACTGCTTCTGTTAATGTCTCACAAGTACATTACGATAAAGAAGACAATAAAAACCTTTTAAGTGCTACGGCTATTTCTACTATTATTCATCCAAAAAATCCTCTGCTTCCTTCCGTTCATATACATATTTCTTATACACAAATTAAGAATCAAAAATCGTATTGGAGAATAATGGCGGATTTAAATCCATCTCTTACTAATGAGAAAGATTATATGACGTTTAAATTATCTTTAAAAGATTTATCAAAAGATTTTTTTGATGAAGGGGTTAAACAAGGGGATAAATATTTTTATATTCCAAGCTTAAAAAAACACAGAGGCGTAAGTCATTTTTATTTAGAAAACCATTACAGCGATGATGAAGTAAAAGATTATGATTTTGCACAAACCTTTGGGCTTGGTATTATTGATACCTATATTGATATTCTTAATACTTCTTTAGAAAAAAAACTCTCACCTTCAAAAGAAGAAAAACAAAAACAGCTTAACTACCATACTTTATACTTATTTCAAGTCTTAACGCTTGATCGTGGTACCACCTCAGGATTATTAATACATTCTCAAAACAATCTTGGGATAATGGCTTCTTTACCTACTCATGTTAATAAAAAATTGTTAGCTTCATGGATTAAGATTCAAAGAAGTCCGCAAGATGAGTTATTAGAAAATATTATTGAGGTTATAAATGAGGAGGGTTTAATTGATAATAAAACAAAAGAAGCTTTGGCTTTTGTTGTAAGAGAACATTATATTAAATACCCACAAGCCTTAAGTTTGCAAGCAAGTGGTAATACTATTCCAACAACAGTAGATAATCACAAGAAATAA
- a CDS encoding ABC-F family ATP-binding cassette domain-containing protein translates to MIELTNISKNYGEQELFSSLNFRLSAGNRIGLVGRNGSGKSTLFKLILGEEHSDDGAVHIPRNYKIGTLRQHLSFSEKTLLDETALSLAEDDKFSLYKVEKILFGLGFEEEDLQKDPLSFSGGFQIRINLAKLLLTEPNLLLLDEPTNYLDIVSLRWLKMFLRSFDGEVILITHDRNFMDSITTHTMGIVRKTLSLTKGDTHKFYKQLALNDELYEKQKITQDKKIKELEEFIAKNRTRASTAALAQSKVKILEKMEKMDDLNSESSLSFEFKLKTTPAKVLLDVKDLSFYYKENEVLFKNISFTLQKGETLGIIGKNGKGKSTLLNTIAGELQQQIGSVDFHVSSSFAHFGQTNIAHLNPKNTVMDEIYVGNPRLPESSVRSICGAMMFSNDNAKKKVSLLSGGEKSRVMLGQIIAREVNVLFLDEPTNHLDMQSIDALSKAIKNFDGSCIIVTHSEDLLRKVCDRLIVFSNGEAELFDGNYDEFLEKIGWQDDIVEEKVKTAPKINKKENKKQRTLLINERNKLTSPLKKKVEKLENEIMSIEENLELEHDALVLASNAGDNAKIMDISRLVSDYEKEVEAKFELLEQSQNSFDEINEEYDKKLEEL, encoded by the coding sequence ATGATTGAACTAACAAATATATCAAAAAATTATGGGGAACAAGAACTGTTCTCTTCTTTAAATTTTCGTTTAAGTGCAGGTAATAGAATTGGACTTGTTGGACGAAATGGAAGTGGAAAATCTACTTTATTTAAATTAATTTTAGGGGAAGAGCATAGTGATGATGGAGCTGTCCATATTCCTAGAAATTATAAAATAGGAACCTTGCGTCAGCATCTATCCTTTTCAGAGAAAACACTTTTAGATGAAACAGCCCTTTCTTTAGCAGAAGATGATAAATTCTCTTTATATAAGGTTGAAAAAATACTCTTTGGTTTGGGATTTGAAGAAGAAGATTTACAAAAAGACCCCTTGTCTTTTTCAGGGGGATTTCAAATTAGAATTAATTTGGCAAAACTTTTATTAACAGAACCCAATCTTTTATTATTAGATGAGCCTACGAATTACCTTGATATTGTTTCATTAAGATGGTTAAAAATGTTTTTACGAAGTTTTGATGGAGAAGTAATACTAATTACCCATGATAGAAATTTTATGGACAGTATAACCACACATACCATGGGAATTGTAAGGAAGACTTTATCCCTTACAAAAGGAGATACACATAAGTTTTACAAACAATTGGCTTTGAATGATGAATTGTATGAAAAACAAAAAATTACTCAAGATAAAAAGATAAAAGAACTTGAAGAATTCATTGCGAAAAATAGAACCAGAGCATCTACTGCTGCTTTGGCTCAATCTAAGGTTAAAATCTTAGAAAAAATGGAAAAAATGGATGATTTAAATTCAGAATCAAGTTTGAGTTTTGAATTTAAATTAAAAACTACTCCTGCAAAAGTTTTATTAGATGTAAAAGATTTGAGTTTTTATTATAAAGAAAATGAAGTATTGTTTAAAAATATTTCATTTACTTTACAAAAAGGTGAAACACTAGGAATCATTGGAAAAAATGGTAAGGGTAAATCTACTTTATTAAATACTATTGCAGGTGAACTACAACAGCAAATAGGAAGTGTTGATTTCCATGTTAGCTCTTCTTTTGCACACTTTGGACAAACCAATATAGCTCATCTAAACCCAAAAAATACAGTAATGGATGAAATATATGTAGGAAATCCACGCCTTCCAGAATCAAGTGTAAGAAGTATTTGTGGGGCAATGATGTTCTCAAATGACAATGCTAAGAAAAAAGTCTCACTCTTATCTGGGGGTGAGAAATCCAGAGTAATGTTAGGACAAATTATTGCAAGAGAAGTAAATGTTTTATTTCTTGATGAGCCTACGAATCATCTTGATATGCAAAGTATTGATGCTTTAAGCAAAGCCATTAAAAACTTTGATGGTTCTTGTATTATTGTAACTCACAGTGAAGATTTATTACGAAAAGTATGTGACAGATTGATTGTTTTCTCTAATGGCGAAGCTGAACTCTTTGATGGAAATTATGATGAATTTTTAGAAAAAATTGGTTGGCAAGACGATATCGTAGAAGAAAAAGTAAAAACTGCACCAAAGATAAATAAAAAAGAGAATAAAAAACAACGTACGTTATTGATTAATGAAAGAAATAAACTCACCTCTCCATTAAAAAAGAAAGTGGAGAAACTTGAAAATGAAATAATGAGCATAGAAGAGAATCTTGAATTAGAACATGATGCTTTGGTACTTGCTTCAAATGCTGGCGATAATGCTAAGATTATGGATATATCAAGATTAGTAAGTGATTATGAAAAAGAAGTAGAAGCTAAGTTTGAACTTCTAGAGCAGAGTCAAAATTCATTTGATGAAATCAATGAAGAGTATGACAAAAAATTAGAAGAACTTTAG
- the soxC gene encoding sulfite dehydrogenase, whose translation MTKKRKDLEIKPTNRRDFFKKTAFLSASLIASSSILAPIKITASSLDDPAIIDQASWGTKLGDLVDKNHYGLPSPYEHNNVRRVHDLLSSGDRYATVSMSPLHQQEGIITPNGLFFNRSHSGTTQVDPHKFRLMIHGLLDKPLVLTLEELKRYPSESRIHFIECPANGSTGWRGPQFDNLQFVKGMMSSAEWTGVPLKVVLKELGLHKNAKWMLAEGSDNSEMARSIPIEKVLDDAMLVWGQNGEPLRAEQGYPVRLLLPGWEGNLNVKWLKRLEFSSKPWHSKEETSKYTMLQKNGKAINYFWPMEVNSIITSPCPEVPWSSLKKGDIIEITGLAWSGRGTIKTVDISLDGGKNWIEASLKGLILPKSWTRFSYIIKWDAKEKMLLSRAIDDSGHIQPSINKLIENVGVEGIYHRNPIVGWFVSNKGEVKNAHVRS comes from the coding sequence ATGACAAAAAAACGCAAAGACCTCGAAATTAAACCAACAAACAGAAGAGATTTTTTTAAAAAAACTGCTTTTTTATCCGCTTCATTAATAGCAAGTTCTAGCATTTTAGCTCCCATAAAAATTACTGCAAGTTCTTTGGACGATCCTGCAATCATAGATCAAGCCTCATGGGGAACAAAACTCGGAGATTTAGTAGATAAAAACCATTATGGTTTGCCCTCCCCTTATGAACATAATAATGTAAGACGTGTACATGATTTATTAAGCTCAGGGGACAGATACGCAACAGTTTCTATGAGCCCTTTGCACCAACAAGAAGGTATTATTACTCCTAATGGTTTATTTTTTAATAGAAGTCACAGTGGAACAACACAAGTAGATCCACATAAATTTAGACTCATGATTCATGGTTTATTGGATAAACCACTGGTACTTACTCTAGAAGAATTAAAACGTTATCCAAGTGAAAGCAGAATTCATTTTATTGAATGTCCTGCTAATGGATCTACAGGCTGGAGAGGGCCACAATTTGATAATTTACAATTTGTTAAAGGAATGATGAGTTCAGCTGAATGGACAGGCGTACCTTTAAAAGTAGTTTTAAAAGAACTAGGGCTTCACAAAAATGCCAAATGGATGTTAGCAGAAGGAAGCGATAATTCTGAAATGGCAAGAAGTATTCCTATTGAAAAAGTTTTAGATGATGCCATGCTTGTATGGGGCCAAAATGGTGAACCTTTAAGAGCTGAACAAGGTTATCCTGTACGCTTATTACTTCCTGGTTGGGAAGGAAATTTAAATGTCAAATGGTTAAAACGTTTAGAGTTTTCTTCTAAACCTTGGCATTCAAAAGAAGAAACCTCAAAATATACCATGCTTCAAAAAAATGGAAAAGCAATCAATTATTTTTGGCCCATGGAAGTAAATTCAATTATTACCTCCCCTTGTCCAGAAGTTCCTTGGAGCTCTTTAAAAAAAGGAGATATTATTGAAATAACTGGTCTTGCTTGGAGTGGAAGAGGTACAATTAAAACAGTTGATATTTCACTAGATGGGGGGAAAAATTGGATTGAGGCTTCTTTAAAAGGCCTCATTCTACCTAAGTCTTGGACACGATTTTCTTATATCATTAAATGGGATGCAAAAGAAAAAATGCTTTTAAGCAGAGCTATTGATGACTCAGGTCATATACAACCAAGTATAAACAAACTTATAGAAAATGTAGGAGTAGAAGGTATTTATCACAGAAATCCAATTGTAGGTTGGTTTGTGTCGAATAAAGGAGAGGTTAAAAATGCACATGTTCGCTCTTAA
- a CDS encoding c-type cytochrome, whose product MHMFALKQKSFALILGSCMLLASYTSASTNVVLKKNIDGSVIYPRTNTHYSLYLLNKQNISEFNHGRAPTPNEIKAWNKDVMPDGEGLPQGQGSVEQGDELYSAQCLSCHGDFGAGGNGYPTLTGGQGTLKNQLLEAGDQPPMRTIGSYWPYASTLFWYIQSSMPFNNPKSLSNDETYALVAYLLSVNEIEIEGIELEDEYVLTKEKFLKIKMPNVDGFYPVSPERSDLKEQRPPLAQGIRCMTNCKTQKIVFIKNEITGFDPKISTKKDLPKIKNQDKDEEIKEIYSQSCAACHSNDALGAPVVGNITQWSEVIQKGVKQVYQNAIDGINAMPPRGGNMDLSDKDLENLIDYMIKVSK is encoded by the coding sequence ATGCACATGTTCGCTCTTAAACAAAAAAGTTTTGCTTTAATTCTTGGCTCCTGTATGTTGCTGGCTTCTTATACATCTGCCAGCACAAATGTTGTTCTTAAAAAAAACATAGATGGTTCAGTTATTTATCCACGAACAAATACGCATTATTCGCTTTATTTATTAAACAAACAAAATATAAGTGAATTTAATCATGGTAGAGCTCCCACCCCTAATGAAATTAAAGCATGGAATAAAGATGTTATGCCAGATGGTGAAGGATTGCCGCAAGGTCAAGGAAGTGTTGAACAAGGAGATGAATTATATTCTGCTCAGTGTTTATCTTGTCATGGTGATTTTGGTGCTGGAGGAAATGGTTATCCTACTTTAACAGGCGGACAAGGTACTTTAAAAAACCAACTCTTAGAAGCAGGTGATCAACCTCCTATGAGAACCATTGGTTCCTATTGGCCTTATGCGAGTACCTTATTTTGGTATATCCAATCTTCAATGCCTTTTAATAATCCAAAAAGTCTAAGCAATGATGAAACCTATGCACTCGTAGCATATTTATTATCGGTAAATGAAATAGAAATTGAGGGTATAGAATTAGAAGATGAATACGTACTTACAAAAGAAAAATTTCTTAAAATTAAAATGCCAAATGTGGATGGTTTTTATCCCGTATCACCAGAACGTTCTGATTTAAAAGAACAAAGACCACCATTAGCGCAAGGTATTAGGTGTATGACAAACTGTAAAACACAAAAAATTGTTTTTATTAAAAATGAAATTACTGGTTTTGACCCAAAAATTTCCACAAAAAAAGATTTACCAAAAATTAAAAATCAAGACAAAGATGAAGAAATAAAAGAAATATATTCACAAAGTTGTGCTGCTTGTCATTCAAATGATGCGCTGGGAGCACCTGTTGTAGGTAATATTACACAATGGAGTGAAGTAATTCAAAAAGGAGTAAAACAGGTATATCAAAATGCTATTGATGGAATTAATGCCATGCCACCACGTGGCGGCAATATGGATTTAAGCGATAAAGATTTAGAAAATCTTATTGATTATATGATTAAAGTAAGTAAATAA
- the soxX gene encoding sulfur oxidation c-type cytochrome SoxX, whose amino-acid sequence MKLTKSILMISSLIVFSTSGLLANEMDMVKQGEKIFMTKGLGNCLACHDIQGKEVNGPGSMGPKLQYLSSWPKEEIFNKIYDPYTTNPISAMPAFGKNGWLSDNEINALVAYLQTIK is encoded by the coding sequence ATGAAATTAACAAAAAGTATATTAATGATAAGTTCATTAATAGTTTTTAGTACATCTGGGCTACTTGCAAATGAAATGGATATGGTAAAACAAGGTGAAAAAATATTTATGACCAAAGGTTTAGGAAACTGTCTTGCCTGTCATGATATACAAGGCAAAGAAGTTAATGGACCTGGAAGTATGGGACCTAAACTACAATATTTATCTTCTTGGCCAAAAGAAGAAATATTCAATAAAATTTATGATCCTTATACCACTAATCCTATTTCTGCCATGCCAGCATTTGGGAAAAATGGTTGGTTAAGTGATAATGAGATCAATGCACTTGTAGCATATTTACAAACAATTAAATAA
- the soxY gene encoding thiosulfate oxidation carrier protein SoxY → MNRRIFLTLGMSAFAVSLMPVNLKAMNFRESKPKVWTATKVDQAMIELFGTSTAIESNMKIKAPDIAENGAVIPVTVSTKLNATKVAIFQDANPESTVAVFTVPKDGIIDYSVRIKLGQTGTVTVVALADGKLYKASKLVKVTIGGCGG, encoded by the coding sequence ATGAACAGAAGAATTTTTTTAACACTTGGAATGAGTGCTTTTGCGGTTTCACTCATGCCTGTTAATTTAAAAGCAATGAATTTTAGAGAAAGTAAACCTAAAGTTTGGACTGCTACAAAAGTAGATCAAGCAATGATAGAACTCTTTGGAACTAGTACTGCTATTGAAAGTAATATGAAAATAAAAGCTCCTGATATTGCGGAAAATGGGGCAGTTATTCCAGTAACTGTATCTACTAAATTAAATGCTACTAAAGTAGCTATTTTTCAAGATGCAAATCCAGAAAGTACGGTGGCTGTTTTTACCGTTCCTAAAGATGGAATTATTGATTATTCAGTACGAATAAAATTAGGACAAACAGGTACGGTAACAGTAGTTGCATTAGCAGATGGAAAACTTTATAAAGCTTCAAAACTTGTAAAAGTAACTATTGGTGGTTGTGGTGGTTGA
- the soxZ gene encoding thiosulfate oxidation carrier complex protein SoxZ, which translates to MAKKTRIKAKLKKGIITVKAMAKHEMLGHREAKKAKKELNFITYMTATVNDKLVYEVSTSQFLSKNPYIKFKFKGANKGDKVIISWVDLKGTTQVSTGKIK; encoded by the coding sequence ATGGCTAAAAAAACCAGAATAAAAGCAAAATTAAAAAAGGGAATCATCACAGTAAAAGCTATGGCAAAACATGAAATGTTAGGACATAGAGAGGCTAAAAAAGCCAAAAAAGAGCTCAATTTTATTACATATATGACAGCTACTGTAAATGATAAATTGGTGTATGAAGTATCAACAAGTCAATTTTTATCTAAAAACCCTTATATTAAATTCAAATTTAAAGGGGCAAATAAAGGCGATAAAGTAATTATTTCCTGGGTTGATTTAAAAGGTACTACACAAGTAAGTACTGGAAAAATTAAATAA